In a genomic window of Dyadobacter fermentans DSM 18053:
- a CDS encoding PepSY domain-containing protein, whose translation MTLSIWRYAHLALAFVSTLFLVILSVTGVILAFDAVNEKMPAYRVSDIDGITLAECIPALSKVYPEIIELTVDHNQFVAIDATDADGEPVKAYINPRNGAVLGPVVPKSAFMQWNIALHRSLFLKETGRIVVGVVSFLLFLITVSGFVLILKRQQGLRHFFDRINRDFFSQYFHVVTGRLFLVPILVISLTGTYLFMMRIGLLEQEAGEPVPTEQAADAASLEKSQFPVFQQTRLAEVEKVEFPLLEDDPEEFFVLKLRDKTVTINQIDGSIVSEAAQARAVVFEKLSLDLHTGRTNIIWAIVLGLSSLNILAFIYTGFVMTWKRTRTSIKNRFKPENAEIVVLTGTENGSTLFFANQIHRQLLSDGKRSFLAEMNQYRAYPQAKHLIIFTSTYGLGSPPANATHFAALVKKVPQQQDMTFSVVGFGSKAYPDFCAFAMEVDQLLEGQQWARRYLDLHTVNDKSPEEFVKWVHAWSEQSLTALATAPALYTTRQVGLKNLKVVEKTSVSADNATFKIVLAPESRNGFQSGDLLAIYPASDSRERFYSIGQNNGMIQLMVKLYEDGLGSGYLYGLEPNSTLKARIMPNPGFHFPQKATTVAMIANGTGIAPFLGMVMNNRANVPVRMYAGFRHDNELTAHYRQFASAEIDEKRLEGLHIAYSRGAEPQYVMDLIRRDALYFTDLLANDGVIMICGSLKMQKDVELLLEDLCVSGNIRGLSYYKDRGQILTDCY comes from the coding sequence ATGACGCTCTCCATCTGGCGGTATGCACATTTGGCGCTGGCATTTGTATCCACGCTGTTTCTGGTGATCCTCTCGGTAACGGGCGTCATCCTTGCATTCGACGCGGTGAATGAGAAAATGCCAGCCTATCGCGTGAGCGATATCGACGGCATTACACTCGCGGAATGCATTCCCGCATTAAGTAAAGTTTACCCCGAAATCATTGAACTTACGGTCGACCATAACCAGTTTGTAGCAATAGACGCTACCGATGCGGACGGCGAGCCGGTGAAAGCTTACATTAATCCGCGCAATGGCGCTGTGCTGGGGCCTGTTGTGCCCAAAAGTGCGTTTATGCAGTGGAATATTGCTTTACACCGTTCGCTTTTCCTGAAAGAGACGGGCCGTATCGTGGTCGGGGTGGTGTCCTTTTTGCTATTCCTGATCACCGTTAGCGGCTTTGTGCTGATCCTCAAACGGCAGCAGGGGCTGCGCCATTTCTTTGATAGGATCAACCGCGATTTTTTCTCCCAATACTTCCACGTCGTCACCGGCCGGCTCTTCCTGGTTCCCATTCTCGTGATCTCGCTTACGGGCACTTACCTGTTTATGATGCGGATCGGCTTGCTGGAACAAGAAGCAGGCGAACCGGTGCCGACGGAACAGGCTGCCGATGCGGCATCTCTTGAAAAAAGCCAATTTCCGGTATTTCAGCAAACCAGGCTGGCGGAGGTGGAAAAGGTGGAATTCCCGCTGCTGGAAGACGACCCGGAAGAATTTTTTGTGCTCAAACTCCGAGACAAAACGGTCACCATTAATCAGATCGACGGCAGCATTGTGAGCGAGGCGGCACAGGCCAGGGCAGTTGTATTTGAAAAACTGAGTCTGGACCTGCACACCGGCCGCACGAACATCATCTGGGCCATTGTGCTCGGGCTTTCTTCACTCAATATCCTGGCATTTATCTACACCGGTTTCGTGATGACCTGGAAGCGGACCCGGACGAGCATTAAAAACCGGTTCAAACCCGAAAACGCAGAAATAGTGGTGCTGACTGGCACCGAAAACGGCAGCACGTTATTTTTTGCCAACCAAATCCACCGGCAGCTGCTCTCGGACGGAAAGCGCTCTTTTCTCGCCGAAATGAACCAGTACCGTGCCTATCCGCAGGCGAAACATCTCATTATTTTCACGTCCACCTACGGCCTCGGCAGCCCGCCCGCCAATGCCACGCATTTTGCCGCATTGGTAAAAAAAGTGCCGCAGCAGCAGGACATGACGTTCAGCGTCGTGGGGTTTGGCTCCAAAGCCTATCCCGATTTTTGCGCATTCGCGATGGAGGTGGATCAGCTGCTGGAAGGACAGCAATGGGCCAGACGCTACCTGGATCTTCACACGGTGAATGACAAGTCGCCGGAGGAATTTGTAAAATGGGTGCATGCATGGAGCGAGCAGTCGCTCACGGCCCTGGCTACGGCGCCAGCATTGTATACCACCCGGCAGGTAGGGCTGAAAAACCTGAAAGTAGTAGAAAAAACTTCGGTGAGTGCGGATAATGCCACTTTCAAAATCGTGCTCGCACCCGAGTCGCGGAATGGCTTCCAGTCGGGCGATTTGCTGGCTATTTACCCCGCGTCCGACAGCCGCGAGCGGTTTTATTCCATTGGACAAAACAATGGGATGATCCAGCTGATGGTGAAGCTCTACGAAGACGGCCTGGGCTCGGGATACCTCTACGGACTCGAACCGAACAGCACACTGAAAGCCCGCATTATGCCCAATCCGGGCTTCCATTTCCCGCAAAAAGCGACAACCGTGGCGATGATCGCCAACGGCACGGGCATCGCGCCGTTTCTGGGAATGGTGATGAACAACCGGGCGAATGTGCCGGTGCGGATGTACGCGGGTTTCAGGCACGACAACGAGCTGACGGCGCATTACAGGCAATTCGCTTCGGCGGAAATCGACGAAAAGCGACTGGAAGGCCTGCATATTGCCTATTCCCGCGGAGCCGAACCGCAATACGTGATGGACCTCATCCGGCGGGATGCCCTGTATTTCACGGACTTGCTGGCCAATGACGGCGTGATCATGATTTGCGGCTCGCTGAAAATGCAGAAGGACGTGGAGCTTTTGCTCGAGGATCTTTGTGTTTCAGGAAATATCCGCGGCCTGAGTTACTACAAGGACCGCGGTCAGATTTTAACGGATTGTTATTAA
- a CDS encoding DUF2271 domain-containing protein, whose product MKHSSRFLLPIVFALLFTVNAFAQTSKYKCLVQMDGYRGEAAYVVISLINPQGAYDKTLYVLGPDKQWYNTLKEWHKYQTKTKAKLSAITGASIAGGDRAVHVIEIDDAKLNKGYKLRFESAVEEQKYHVTDVEIPLTTEGLAERATGKGYVRFVKLSKVQ is encoded by the coding sequence ATGAAGCATTCTTCAAGATTCCTTTTGCCGATTGTTTTCGCACTCCTTTTTACTGTAAACGCATTCGCGCAGACGAGCAAATACAAATGCCTTGTGCAAATGGACGGCTACCGCGGCGAGGCGGCCTACGTGGTGATTTCGCTCATTAATCCGCAGGGCGCTTACGACAAAACCCTCTATGTACTCGGTCCCGACAAACAGTGGTACAACACCCTGAAAGAATGGCATAAGTATCAAACCAAAACCAAGGCGAAACTCAGCGCCATCACGGGCGCATCCATCGCCGGCGGCGACCGTGCCGTGCACGTGATCGAGATCGACGACGCGAAGCTCAACAAGGGTTACAAGCTGCGATTCGAATCGGCTGTGGAAGAACAGAAATACCATGTTACCGACGTCGAGATCCCGTTGACCACCGAAGGCCTCGCCGAGCGGGCTACCGGCAAGGGATATGTCCGTTTTGTAAAACTTAGTAAAGTACAGTAA
- a CDS encoding ankyrin repeat domain-containing protein: MKKILLTAFMLSAMFANAQQGPRGNTLMSPDFWKTKPTVEQVKAEIAKGNSPSQPDAASWDPTARAILNGAPLETIKLMVEQEGNSVKKKTHHSASYLHWAAARGNAELVGYLIDKGSDVHLTDSHGASVIGNAAANGNQDKGVYEALFKAGVSPKAKYDNGATVLMLGVAADPELTLTDYFISKGLSITDKDEYGRTVADYAARTGNRELMEKLIKRGVKPTGQALFFASQGSRMSSNGIDTYKYLVETLKLDPKTISKDGATVLHQLIRRPNAEVIAYFVDKGVDLNKADNEGNTLLMLAASGRDVQLVEQTLLPKVKNINAKNEKGESALTKAIATGSSEMAALLLKNGADVQVLDKDQYNLAYYWFESYREGAGPGGPGSGSGNGRERAEQEFEKKLELLKSAGLDVSAPQKNGNTLFHLAVAKGNEKLFQRASALGANINAQDKEGATPLHKAALTAKDDKVLKALIALGAKKELKTEFGETAYDLAKENNFLADNKVTIDFLK; the protein is encoded by the coding sequence ATGAAAAAAATCCTTCTAACCGCATTCATGCTGTCGGCGATGTTCGCCAATGCACAGCAAGGGCCCCGGGGCAACACGTTGATGAGCCCCGATTTCTGGAAAACCAAACCTACCGTGGAGCAGGTGAAGGCGGAAATCGCGAAGGGCAACAGCCCTTCCCAGCCGGATGCCGCTTCCTGGGACCCCACAGCCCGTGCCATCCTGAACGGCGCCCCATTGGAAACCATTAAGTTAATGGTGGAGCAGGAGGGGAATAGCGTGAAGAAAAAAACGCACCACAGCGCATCGTACCTGCATTGGGCGGCTGCGCGGGGGAATGCGGAACTGGTGGGCTACCTGATCGACAAGGGCTCGGATGTGCACTTGACGGATAGCCACGGCGCAAGTGTGATCGGCAATGCCGCAGCCAATGGCAACCAGGACAAGGGCGTTTACGAAGCGCTGTTCAAAGCGGGTGTGTCGCCCAAAGCAAAGTATGACAACGGCGCTACCGTGCTCATGCTGGGCGTGGCCGCCGACCCGGAACTTACGCTGACCGACTATTTCATTTCCAAAGGGCTTTCCATCACCGATAAGGACGAATACGGACGTACCGTAGCCGACTACGCTGCCCGCACGGGCAACCGCGAGCTGATGGAAAAGCTCATCAAAAGGGGCGTGAAGCCGACGGGCCAGGCATTGTTCTTTGCCTCGCAGGGATCACGCATGTCGAGCAACGGCATTGATACCTACAAATACCTGGTAGAAACGCTGAAACTGGACCCGAAAACGATCAGCAAGGACGGCGCAACGGTGCTGCACCAGCTCATCCGCAGACCTAATGCGGAGGTGATCGCCTACTTCGTGGACAAAGGTGTTGATTTGAACAAGGCTGATAATGAGGGCAATACGCTGCTCATGCTGGCCGCGTCGGGAAGGGACGTACAGCTCGTGGAGCAAACGTTGCTGCCGAAGGTCAAGAACATCAATGCAAAAAATGAAAAAGGTGAATCGGCATTGACGAAGGCCATTGCCACCGGATCGTCTGAAATGGCGGCATTGCTGCTCAAAAACGGCGCGGACGTGCAGGTGCTGGACAAAGACCAATACAACCTGGCCTACTACTGGTTCGAATCGTACCGCGAAGGTGCGGGACCGGGCGGTCCGGGCTCCGGTAGCGGCAATGGCCGTGAACGTGCCGAGCAGGAGTTTGAGAAAAAGCTGGAATTGCTGAAAAGCGCCGGTCTGGATGTGTCGGCTCCGCAGAAAAACGGCAACACGCTTTTCCACCTCGCCGTAGCGAAGGGCAACGAGAAGCTGTTCCAGAGAGCTTCGGCACTGGGCGCCAACATCAATGCGCAGGATAAGGAAGGGGCAACGCCTCTGCACAAAGCGGCCCTTACTGCCAAAGATGATAAAGTGCTGAAAGCGCTGATCGCGCTCGGCGCGAAAAAGGAGCTCAAAACCGAGTTCGGTGAGACGGCCTATGACCTGGCAAAGGAAAATAACTTCCTCGCGGACAATAAGGTAACCATCGATTTCCTTAAATAG
- a CDS encoding TonB-dependent receptor, producing the protein MLLKHALRIAAIATLFHFSTNAQTTATRKATIKGKVKDERGAVVSFVTVRVGDSNIATFSETDGTFQLKDVPYGHQDIVITSVEIETKKLKLHVIKPTHELNPVVARTAQELSEVNIVQKTEKKQIETQGFAVAVIETKEASLRNLNTNELLDRSVGVRVRQNGGIGSRVEYNLNGMSGSAVGIFLDGIEISTYGSSFNLNNIPPAMIERIEVYKGVLPAHLSGDYVGGAINVVLKKDASQNNITAAVAYGSFNTFQADLSGIYRNKRTGFTTRGSGFYTYTDNSYTTWGKFSKFVHPDRTLERYYRAKRFNNAYRTVGGRFEVGFTNVNWADQFFVGYNVSDTYADIPHGTTMARPYVGRFGEYQAHVVSLNYNKNNFLVKGMALNVNAVRSYRSTYVQDTVGQVYNWDGNPRMLIRNGEVIPVPPTPGMGQQGAKSIVEVNRKITNMRSNLGYTIFPGHRISLNHKLEATDRDDNDLLNSVNKDLVTVSNVMTNIVALNYEAQVLNDKLKTNILGKYTSNRTIQTKPELVEQDGENVVNRVESKAVNNNFGYGATVSYNVFSKMYVIGSTQNSYVSATENQLYGDPENNILENLDLVPEKNINYNLGFRHGPIQTGKHKLTLYASAFWRNGYNKITQQAVEDQIIPGRESDADIQVTKYVNIGRTQSRGFEGEIIYVYDNRLNALFNFSKFATLFKQKTDQKGNPHDLYDLQLPNEPFFTMNGSVQYRLNDKFQKKSILNLYYNTGYVAPFNTVWMESEWFTTPTQFYHDIGASYRFPSGKMVASLDLKNILNAEMYDNFGVQKPGRSISIKLNYTISKFL; encoded by the coding sequence ATGCTATTGAAACACGCTTTACGCATCGCAGCCATCGCCACGCTGTTCCATTTCAGTACGAATGCCCAGACGACGGCTACCAGGAAGGCGACGATTAAAGGAAAAGTGAAGGACGAAAGGGGCGCGGTGGTGAGCTTTGTCACGGTGCGTGTGGGCGATTCCAACATCGCTACGTTCTCTGAAACCGACGGGACATTTCAGCTGAAAGACGTGCCTTACGGACATCAGGACATCGTGATCACATCGGTGGAGATCGAAACCAAAAAGCTGAAACTCCATGTGATCAAGCCCACGCACGAGCTCAACCCCGTGGTGGCTAGGACCGCGCAGGAGCTCAGCGAAGTGAATATTGTCCAAAAGACGGAAAAGAAGCAGATCGAAACGCAGGGCTTTGCCGTGGCGGTGATCGAAACGAAAGAAGCATCGCTCCGAAACCTGAACACGAACGAACTGCTCGACCGCTCGGTAGGCGTGCGCGTCCGGCAGAACGGCGGGATCGGCTCACGGGTAGAGTATAACCTGAATGGCATGTCGGGCAGCGCGGTCGGGATTTTCCTCGACGGGATCGAAATATCGACCTACGGATCGTCCTTCAACCTGAACAATATTCCGCCGGCGATGATCGAGCGCATCGAGGTGTACAAGGGCGTGCTGCCCGCGCACCTCTCGGGCGACTACGTGGGCGGGGCCATTAACGTGGTGCTCAAAAAGGACGCTTCGCAAAACAACATTACCGCGGCCGTTGCCTACGGGTCATTCAATACCTTTCAGGCGGACCTGTCCGGAATTTACCGGAACAAGCGTACGGGCTTCACAACGAGGGGCTCGGGCTTTTATACGTATACCGATAATAGTTACACTACCTGGGGCAAGTTCTCGAAGTTTGTACACCCCGACAGGACCCTTGAACGCTACTATCGCGCCAAGCGCTTCAACAATGCCTACCGGACGGTCGGCGGGCGTTTTGAGGTCGGTTTTACCAATGTTAACTGGGCGGACCAGTTTTTTGTAGGCTACAACGTGTCGGACACTTACGCCGACATTCCACACGGTACCACCATGGCGCGGCCTTATGTGGGACGGTTTGGCGAGTACCAGGCGCATGTGGTGAGTTTGAATTATAACAAAAATAATTTCCTGGTAAAAGGCATGGCGCTGAATGTGAACGCCGTGAGAAGTTACCGCAGCACCTACGTGCAGGACACGGTAGGGCAGGTGTACAACTGGGACGGCAACCCGCGCATGCTCATCCGCAATGGAGAGGTGATCCCCGTGCCGCCCACGCCCGGAATGGGCCAGCAGGGAGCGAAAAGCATTGTGGAGGTGAACCGCAAGATCACCAACATGCGCTCGAACCTCGGCTACACCATCTTCCCCGGCCATCGGATATCCCTGAACCACAAGCTGGAAGCGACCGACCGAGATGATAACGACCTGCTCAACTCGGTGAACAAAGACCTCGTGACGGTGAGTAATGTAATGACCAACATCGTTGCGCTGAACTACGAGGCGCAGGTGCTGAACGACAAGCTGAAAACCAATATTTTAGGAAAATACACCTCCAACCGCACCATCCAGACGAAGCCGGAACTGGTGGAACAGGACGGCGAGAATGTGGTGAACCGGGTGGAAAGTAAAGCGGTGAACAACAATTTCGGATATGGAGCCACAGTGTCGTACAATGTGTTTTCCAAAATGTATGTCATCGGCTCCACGCAAAACTCCTATGTATCGGCAACTGAAAACCAGCTCTACGGCGACCCTGAGAATAACATTCTCGAAAACCTGGACCTGGTGCCCGAGAAGAACATCAACTACAACCTCGGCTTCCGGCACGGACCCATTCAAACGGGCAAGCACAAGCTCACGCTCTACGCGAGCGCATTCTGGCGGAACGGTTATAACAAAATCACCCAGCAGGCGGTGGAAGATCAGATCATCCCCGGCCGCGAAAGCGACGCGGATATCCAGGTGACGAAATATGTAAACATCGGACGGACACAGTCGAGAGGTTTTGAAGGAGAGATCATTTATGTGTACGACAATCGTTTGAATGCGCTTTTCAACTTCTCCAAGTTCGCCACACTGTTCAAGCAAAAGACCGACCAGAAGGGCAACCCGCACGATTTGTACGACTTACAATTACCCAACGAGCCGTTTTTCACAATGAACGGCAGCGTGCAATACCGGCTGAATGACAAGTTCCAGAAAAAATCCATCCTGAACCTTTATTATAACACCGGCTACGTAGCGCCATTCAATACGGTTTGGATGGAATCGGAATGGTTTACGACACCCACGCAATTCTACCACGACATTGGCGCGAGCTACCGCTTCCCCAGCGGCAAAATGGTAGCCAGCCTCGACCTGAAAAACATTCTCAATGCCGAAATGTATGACAACTTCGGCGTGCAGAAGCCCGGCAGAAGCATATCCATCAAATTGAATTATACAATCAGTAAATTTCTATAA
- a CDS encoding helix-turn-helix transcriptional regulator: MEKRGVGKLEPDSSVVIHHYRFPDICQMKAHEVSDRALTMDEQDFAGIGREIAVEGIHLWYQSLKFAHQRTWQIRNDAPRVQMNFNLQGSTSFYSNKLEKVFVRFSTGQHNLILIPEGDIQMHWSADEHSEIFSLSLCTDFFQSLLPPSQRLSQHFQMGIEQRLPAFMSMRNLPVTAQMGRILFEILHCEYTGHHKSLFVKAKTVELLLLQMEQHEHLPLPSILSSLNSAHAEQMQLVKNILDENLGQQWSLKELARRVGTNEFNLKKYFKEVFGETVFGYLHQKRMETAKDELCQPGSSVNDIAQRMGYKHPTHFTAAFKKYHGILPSRLSKSNYSL; the protein is encoded by the coding sequence ATGGAAAAAAGAGGCGTGGGTAAGTTGGAGCCGGACAGCAGCGTAGTGATCCATCATTACCGGTTTCCGGACATTTGCCAGATGAAGGCGCACGAGGTGTCGGACAGGGCATTGACGATGGACGAGCAGGATTTTGCCGGTATCGGACGGGAAATTGCCGTCGAAGGCATTCACCTGTGGTACCAGTCCCTGAAATTCGCCCACCAGCGGACCTGGCAGATCCGGAACGATGCCCCGCGCGTGCAGATGAACTTCAACCTGCAAGGCAGCACGTCTTTCTATTCCAACAAACTGGAAAAAGTATTCGTACGGTTCAGCACCGGCCAGCATAACCTCATCCTCATTCCGGAAGGGGATATTCAAATGCACTGGTCGGCCGATGAGCATTCGGAGATCTTCTCACTCAGCCTTTGCACTGATTTTTTCCAAAGCCTTCTACCGCCTTCCCAGCGCCTCAGCCAGCATTTCCAAATGGGCATCGAGCAACGGCTGCCGGCATTTATGAGCATGCGCAACCTGCCGGTGACTGCGCAGATGGGCCGTATTTTGTTTGAAATACTCCATTGCGAATACACCGGGCACCATAAAAGCCTTTTTGTGAAAGCCAAAACGGTGGAGCTTTTGCTCCTCCAAATGGAACAGCACGAGCATTTGCCGCTGCCCAGCATCCTGTCCAGCCTGAACAGCGCACATGCCGAACAAATGCAGCTTGTGAAAAACATCCTGGACGAAAACCTGGGCCAGCAATGGTCGCTGAAAGAGCTTGCGCGGCGAGTAGGTACCAATGAATTCAACCTTAAAAAGTATTTCAAGGAAGTGTTCGGTGAGACGGTATTCGGCTATCTGCACCAGAAACGGATGGAAACGGCCAAGGACGAGCTCTGCCAGCCGGGATCGTCGGTGAACGACATTGCCCAGCGCATGGGCTACAAACACCCCACGCATTTCACGGCCGCCTTCAAGAAATACCACGGAATCCTGCCCAGCAGGCTCAGTAAATCCAATTACTCCCTCTGA
- a CDS encoding STAS domain-containing protein — protein MTIAIVESLRTKQDQILDNWVNQRELADDFQGNFNSSDDLKAQSSELLDVLLKAITAENITDIYSVDLEPLFDFISGLTLSRAKQGFSPRETATYIFSLKDALFKALAEIVGDNPRELYDVTLELSKFIDNIGIISFETFIKGREEVILSQADEMAELSTPVIKVWDGIIAMPIIGTLDSARTQVVMENLLQGIVENESSIAILDISGVPAVDSLVAQHLIKTVNAIRLLGADCIISGIRPEIAQTVVHLGIDLSKMVTKATLAGALKFAFGTLQLEVKRMQKEKLNP, from the coding sequence ATGACGATAGCGATTGTAGAGTCTCTGCGCACTAAACAAGATCAGATACTGGATAATTGGGTAAACCAGCGCGAACTGGCCGACGACTTCCAGGGCAATTTCAATTCATCCGACGACCTCAAAGCACAATCGTCCGAACTGCTGGACGTACTCCTGAAAGCAATCACCGCCGAAAACATCACAGACATCTACTCGGTGGATCTCGAACCGCTGTTCGATTTCATTTCCGGGCTGACCCTCTCCCGCGCCAAGCAGGGTTTTTCGCCGAGAGAAACGGCCACCTATATTTTCTCGCTGAAAGACGCGCTGTTCAAGGCCCTGGCCGAAATTGTGGGCGACAACCCGCGTGAACTGTATGACGTTACGCTGGAACTGAGCAAATTTATCGACAATATCGGCATCATCAGCTTCGAAACCTTCATCAAGGGACGTGAGGAAGTGATCCTCAGCCAGGCCGACGAAATGGCCGAGCTATCCACGCCGGTCATCAAGGTTTGGGACGGCATTATCGCCATGCCGATCATCGGCACGCTCGACAGCGCCCGCACGCAGGTAGTGATGGAAAACCTGTTGCAGGGAATCGTGGAAAATGAGAGCTCAATCGCCATTCTCGACATTTCGGGCGTGCCTGCGGTGGACTCGCTCGTAGCGCAGCACCTGATCAAAACGGTAAATGCGATCCGCCTCCTCGGTGCCGACTGCATTATCAGCGGCATCCGCCCGGAAATCGCGCAAACAGTGGTGCACCTTGGCATAGATCTTTCCAAGATGGTTACAAAAGCCACCCTTGCGGGCGCTTTGAAATTTGCTTTTGGAACGCTGCAACTGGAAGTGAAACGTATGCAGAAAGAAAAATTGAACCCGTAA
- a CDS encoding STAS domain-containing protein, with protein sequence MERIPILKMGKFLLVTIQVDLYDRLALTLEEDLIQMVHKTGARGVLIDISALSIVDSFMGKIIGNIAAMSSILDAETVVVGMQPAVAITLIELGLPLSGVHTALNVERGMALLAARMPDETDDIDVDDNDEY encoded by the coding sequence ATGGAAAGAATACCTATCCTGAAAATGGGTAAATTCCTGTTGGTTACCATTCAGGTCGATCTGTATGACAGGCTGGCGCTCACGCTGGAAGAAGATCTGATCCAGATGGTGCACAAAACAGGCGCGCGGGGCGTTCTCATCGACATTTCCGCCTTGTCCATCGTCGACTCGTTTATGGGCAAAATCATCGGGAACATTGCGGCGATGTCCAGCATTCTCGACGCAGAAACAGTGGTGGTGGGCATGCAGCCCGCCGTCGCCATTACATTGATAGAACTTGGTCTTCCTTTGTCCGGTGTCCATACTGCCCTGAATGTAGAACGCGGGATGGCTTTACTTGCAGCGCGAATGCCCGACGAAACGGACGACATAGATGTTGACGACAACGACGAATATTAG
- a CDS encoding anti-sigma regulatory factor, with amino-acid sequence MLTTTTNIREILSVRQERDVVICRNRVKEVAAKLGMGIVNQTKLITAVSELARNMLIYGGGGNVLLQTVTRGREPGVQLIFEDKGPGIADIKKAMQDGFTTGKSMGMGLPGAKRLVSEFSIDSTVGKGTTVKIIKWKNG; translated from the coding sequence ATGTTGACGACAACGACGAATATTAGGGAAATCCTTTCCGTCCGTCAAGAGCGGGACGTGGTGATTTGTCGCAACAGGGTTAAAGAAGTTGCGGCCAAACTTGGTATGGGGATTGTCAACCAAACCAAACTGATCACCGCGGTAAGCGAACTGGCGCGAAACATGCTCATTTACGGAGGCGGCGGCAATGTATTGCTCCAAACCGTAACCCGGGGCCGTGAGCCCGGCGTACAGCTCATTTTCGAAGACAAAGGCCCCGGCATAGCCGACATCAAAAAAGCCATGCAGGATGGGTTCACAACCGGCAAGAGCATGGGCATGGGGCTCCCCGGCGCCAAGCGGCTGGTGAGTGAGTTCAGTATTGACAGTACAGTAGGAAAAGGCACTACCGTTAAAATTATTAAGTGGAAGAATGGATAG
- a CDS encoding ATP-binding SpoIIE family protein phosphatase: protein MDSAQQIAFDLKDRSSITLVKKEASRLAQKMTLSAKQLAELDIIISEISTNLLKHAGGGEIILRGIVDGDTRAVEVLSIDSGPGMSDPARMIEDGVSTTGTLGQGLGAIKRLSDQFQIYSVPGWGTILMVRVFKQNPSKVNPFRYGIYPIVLPKPGEQYCGDLFSWKANAYFLKVMLADGLGHGILAQQASEKAAEAFQKSLFNTPHQILTDMHHQVKSTRGLVATVGVYDLTAKTWQFCGIGNISTRLHDAISSKSYLPYNGIVGVNIPRHLESQTVKSEAGRHLVLCSDGVSSRWDASKHIGAFRCDQSILAAVIYKDFARHSDDTSVVVVKT, encoded by the coding sequence ATGGATAGTGCACAACAAATTGCGTTTGACCTGAAAGACCGCAGTTCGATCACCCTCGTTAAAAAAGAAGCATCCCGGTTGGCACAAAAAATGACCCTATCGGCGAAGCAACTGGCGGAACTCGACATTATTATCAGTGAAATATCGACCAATCTCCTCAAACACGCCGGCGGCGGGGAAATTATCCTGCGGGGCATTGTGGATGGCGACACGCGTGCCGTGGAGGTGCTCAGCATCGACAGCGGCCCCGGAATGAGCGATCCCGCACGGATGATCGAAGACGGGGTGTCCACCACGGGGACATTGGGACAGGGATTAGGAGCTATCAAACGGTTATCCGACCAGTTCCAGATCTACTCGGTGCCGGGCTGGGGCACGATTTTGATGGTGAGAGTTTTTAAGCAAAACCCATCAAAAGTGAATCCTTTCAGATACGGAATCTATCCTATTGTGCTTCCGAAACCCGGCGAGCAGTATTGCGGCGACCTTTTCAGCTGGAAAGCCAATGCATATTTCCTGAAAGTCATGCTGGCCGACGGCCTCGGCCACGGTATACTGGCCCAGCAAGCCTCGGAAAAAGCGGCGGAAGCTTTTCAGAAAAGCCTTTTCAACACGCCGCATCAGATCCTGACCGACATGCATCACCAGGTGAAAAGCACACGCGGACTGGTGGCCACGGTGGGCGTGTATGACCTGACTGCGAAAACGTGGCAGTTTTGCGGGATAGGGAATATCTCCACGAGGCTGCATGACGCGATTTCGTCCAAGTCGTACCTGCCTTATAATGGCATCGTAGGCGTGAACATACCACGGCACCTCGAATCGCAGACGGTGAAATCGGAAGCCGGCAGGCACCTGGTGCTTTGCTCCGACGGGGTCTCCTCGCGTTGGGATGCCTCCAAGCACATCGGCGCGTTCCGGTGCGACCAGTCGATTCTCGCAGCAGTCATTTACAAGGATTTCGCACGTCATTCCGATGATACTTCCGTAGTTGTAGTCAAAACCTAG